One genomic segment of Canis lupus baileyi chromosome 33, mCanLup2.hap1, whole genome shotgun sequence includes these proteins:
- the DDIT4L gene encoding DNA damage-inducible transcript 4-like protein, giving the protein MVATGSLSSKNSANISELLDHGFHPGSLLNDFDYWDYVVPEPNLNEVIFEETTCQSLAKMLENCLSKSKQTKLGCSKVLVPEKLTQRIAQDVLRLSSTEPCGLRGCVMHVNLEIENVCKKLDKIVCDSSVVPTFELTLVFKQENCSWTSFRDFFFSRGRFSSGLRRTLILSSGFRLVKKKLYSLIGTTVIEEC; this is encoded by the exons ATGGTGGCAACTGGCAGTTTGAGCAGTAAGAACTCGGCCAACATTTCAGAGTTGCTGGACCATGGCTTCCACCCCGGGAGCCTGCTAAATG ATTTTGACTACTGGGATTACGTTGTTCCGGAACCCAACCTCAATGAGGTGATATTTGAGGAGACAACTTGCCAGAGTTTGGCTAAAATGCTGGAGAACTGTCTGTCCAAATCAAAGCAAACCAAGCTTGGTTGCTCAAAAGTCCTTGTCCCTGAGAAACTGACCCAGAGGATTGCTCAAGATGTCCTGCGGCTCTCCTCCACCGAGCCCTGCGGCCTGCGAGGATGTGTTATGCACGTGAACTTGGAAATTGAAAACGTATGTAAAAAGCTGGATAAGATTGTGTGTGATTCTAGTGTGGTGCCCACTTTCGAGCTCACACTTGTGTTTAAGCAGGAGAACTGCTCATGGACTAGCTTCAGGGATTTTTTCTTCAGTCGCGGTCGCTTCTCATCTGGCCTCAGGCGAACTTTGATCCTGAGTTCAGGATTCCGACTGGTTAAGAAAAAGCTTTACTCCTTGATTGGAACAACAGTCATTGAAGAGtgctga